The Virgibacillus phasianinus genome includes a window with the following:
- a CDS encoding DUF948 domain-containing protein produces the protein MSLAGLGVLIIGLAFLLLALFLAKALNNLASVLDGVDRTVEQLPNQIDEVLKETSVLIRHSNDTIADVNEKLKGLSPLFYIIGDVGESSRKLSSSFMDISTSLKNKSAAVGDPVDHKYLSGLYSTAALGYYWLRKGKKLKNDSALYTEGNKHADKIKRLKKDVQEDVKQ, from the coding sequence ATGAGTTTAGCTGGATTAGGTGTATTAATTATTGGCCTTGCCTTTTTACTATTAGCATTGTTTTTGGCTAAGGCACTTAATAACCTGGCTTCCGTACTTGACGGAGTTGATCGTACTGTAGAACAACTTCCTAATCAAATAGATGAAGTGCTAAAAGAAACAAGTGTCCTTATTCGACATAGTAATGATACAATTGCAGATGTAAATGAAAAGCTAAAAGGGTTAAGCCCGTTGTTTTACATTATCGGCGATGTTGGAGAATCATCAAGAAAGCTTTCTTCATCGTTCATGGATATAAGCACATCACTCAAGAATAAGTCAGCAGCAGTTGGTGATCCTGTTGATCATAAATATCTTAGTGGGCTTTATAGCACCGCTGCTTTAGGATACTATTGGCTCAGAAAAGGCAAAAAGTTGAAAAATGATTCTGCCCTTTATACAGAAGGAAATAAACACGCTGACAAAATTAAAAGACTTAAAAAAGATGTACAAGAAGATGTGAAGCAATAA
- the cwlD gene encoding N-acetylmuramoyl-L-alanine amidase CwlD, producing the protein MKRLGNITIWCFGFVLLIVLIRQPIGGPVSTWSSWSLPLAGKTVVLDPGHGGPDGGAVGKDQTLEKGITLKVAKMLQSYLQQTGATVYLTRERDMDLADADTKGLARRKAEDIRNRLKMIENKQADLFISIHLNALPSTKWSGAQTFYYPKSDKSEHLAKMIQAEIIRNLENTDRTALPLTGMYLLKHAKAPGALVEIGFLSNVQERELLKKKDYQEKMAASIYEGILRYATEDIPKDEKKK; encoded by the coding sequence ATGAAACGACTGGGTAATATTACAATTTGGTGCTTCGGATTTGTATTATTAATTGTTTTAATTAGACAGCCAATTGGTGGTCCTGTTAGCACATGGAGTTCATGGTCATTACCACTTGCAGGAAAAACAGTTGTTTTGGATCCCGGACATGGGGGACCAGATGGGGGAGCGGTTGGCAAGGATCAAACGCTCGAGAAAGGAATTACGCTTAAAGTAGCTAAAATGCTGCAAAGCTACCTGCAACAGACCGGTGCCACTGTGTACTTAACACGTGAAAGAGATATGGATTTAGCCGATGCGGATACGAAGGGATTGGCCCGGAGAAAAGCAGAAGATATTCGAAACCGGTTAAAGATGATTGAGAATAAACAGGCAGATCTTTTTATCTCAATTCATTTAAATGCATTACCATCAACGAAATGGAGCGGGGCGCAAACATTTTATTATCCGAAATCAGATAAAAGTGAGCATCTGGCAAAAATGATTCAAGCTGAAATTATTCGTAATTTGGAGAATACAGACCGCACAGCGTTACCGTTAACCGGAATGTATTTGTTAAAGCATGCGAAGGCCCCGGGCGCCCTTGTTGAAATAGGATTCTTATCAAATGTCCAGGAACGCGAGTTATTAAAGAAAAAAGACTATCAGGAAAAGATGGCGGCAAGCATTTATGAAGGCATTTTGCGATATGCAACAGAGGATATTCCGAAAGATGAAAAAAAGAAATAA
- a CDS encoding DUF948 domain-containing protein, with translation MDFVYIGVFLCALAFALVTIYIAKVLLRVSGTLKSLGNTLGEVQNKLQYITSEVEETIKETDKTIDDVEQKLKATDGLFDTLENLGGSITNLNQAVHHQTKDISDERTLRKAEPIAHTIQWSEVAFRLLTKWKTNQRKEGKEA, from the coding sequence ATGGATTTTGTATATATAGGTGTATTTCTGTGCGCGCTGGCATTTGCGCTTGTTACTATCTATATTGCCAAAGTTTTACTTAGGGTGTCTGGCACACTAAAATCACTTGGCAATACCCTGGGTGAAGTCCAAAACAAGTTACAGTACATAACATCTGAGGTAGAAGAAACCATTAAAGAAACGGATAAAACGATTGATGATGTCGAGCAAAAGTTGAAAGCAACAGATGGATTGTTTGATACGCTTGAAAACCTTGGAGGTTCCATTACGAATCTGAATCAGGCTGTACACCATCAGACCAAGGATATATCCGATGAACGCACACTACGAAAAGCAGAACCGATAGCTCATACCATTCAATGGAGTGAAGTTGCCTTTCGTTTGTTAACAAAATGGAAAACTAATCAGAGAAAAGAGGGGAAAGAAGCATGA
- a CDS encoding HlyD family secretion protein produces MKRTRILIAFITLFILVNILLVYLDDQGTVERKSYINDWSAVFTANLYNKMDKPGVVTLTAENNIYFDKSLGSFQEFLVEKGAKVSQGDELYSYRVHDYDETKDYLTSEMTKVSGEIAAIETAISEISNYRIPANTSSSSPINNSPSPTTNDDKVDVDVNVMPRPPFETEYMKEQYIVEKEKELARAEAKQESIQSQLTELESGGDTITVESPYQGTVMVISESLDDPIMKIGSTTLKIVGELTEEERTIIKEEMPVEIAVNENHAKMKGSVSEVSELPKEIELHADSVYPFSVSFEESGDLADLLPGYHTDLAITTKTAKDATTLYGDAIFNSTIWKMKKDGRLDHQKIETGMDMANMFEITKGAKPGEWVAKNPTSQFRSGATFITPVKLGQIDWDDTVEVNFKNWDKNFVLGLLSR; encoded by the coding sequence ATGAAGCGCACACGGATATTAATTGCTTTTATTACCCTATTTATCTTGGTTAATATCTTGCTGGTCTACCTCGATGATCAAGGTACCGTAGAAAGAAAGTCATACATAAATGATTGGTCAGCGGTTTTCACAGCAAATCTATACAACAAAATGGATAAACCTGGAGTTGTTACGTTAACCGCTGAAAATAATATATATTTCGATAAAAGTTTAGGAAGCTTCCAGGAGTTTTTAGTGGAAAAGGGTGCTAAAGTAAGCCAAGGGGATGAACTGTATTCATACCGTGTTCATGATTATGATGAAACCAAGGATTATTTAACAAGCGAAATGACAAAAGTTAGTGGAGAAATCGCGGCTATTGAAACGGCCATTTCGGAAATCTCCAATTACCGCATACCGGCTAATACATCTTCTTCTTCGCCTATAAACAATAGCCCAAGTCCGACGACGAATGATGACAAAGTGGATGTAGATGTAAATGTGATGCCCCGCCCGCCTTTTGAGACAGAGTATATGAAGGAACAATACATTGTTGAAAAGGAAAAGGAATTAGCAAGAGCGGAGGCTAAACAGGAAAGTATCCAATCGCAATTAACAGAGCTTGAATCAGGTGGAGATACGATAACAGTGGAGAGCCCTTATCAGGGAACTGTGATGGTTATTTCGGAATCTCTTGATGACCCTATCATGAAAATAGGTTCAACTACCTTAAAGATAGTTGGTGAATTAACCGAAGAAGAACGAACCATTATAAAAGAAGAAATGCCTGTTGAGATTGCGGTTAATGAGAATCATGCTAAAATGAAAGGATCCGTCAGTGAGGTCAGTGAGCTGCCAAAAGAGATTGAGTTACATGCTGACAGTGTATATCCATTTAGTGTATCCTTTGAGGAAAGTGGTGATTTAGCTGATTTATTACCCGGTTATCATACAGATTTAGCAATTACCACAAAAACAGCAAAAGATGCCACCACGCTATATGGTGATGCTATATTTAACAGTACAATCTGGAAAATGAAAAAGGACGGGCGATTAGATCATCAAAAAATTGAAACCGGCATGGATATGGCAAATATGTTTGAGATAACAAAAGGTGCAAAACCGGGAGAATGGGTAGCAAAGAATCCAACATCACAATTTCGCTCGGGTGCAACTTTTATTACGCCTGTAAAGCTGGGACAAATAGATTGGGATGATACAGTGGAAGTAAACTTCAAAAATTGGGATAAAAATTTTGTTTTAGGTCTTTTGTCGAGATAA
- a CDS encoding DUF948 domain-containing protein codes for MDWLGIGVLIIGIAFAVLVLILIKPLNNLGNMLFSITKTTDELPQNINVIIDQTKGTLATSRETLASVNDQVKELSPLFYIVGDVGRSTQKLSSKLVDVSESMKSNTESGKNFIDRHDLEGLYGVLTLGYYLAQKRKDSK; via the coding sequence ATGGATTGGTTAGGAATTGGTGTACTTATTATCGGGATTGCATTTGCTGTTTTGGTTCTCATCCTGATAAAACCACTTAATAATTTGGGAAATATGCTTTTTAGTATTACGAAAACAACAGACGAATTGCCCCAAAATATAAATGTAATTATTGATCAGACAAAGGGTACGCTGGCAACAAGCAGGGAAACGCTAGCCAGTGTGAATGACCAAGTGAAGGAATTAAGTCCTCTTTTTTATATTGTTGGTGATGTTGGACGCTCCACCCAGAAGTTATCTTCGAAGTTAGTGGATGTTTCCGAATCGATGAAGTCAAACACGGAAAGCGGAAAAAACTTCATTGACCGCCATGACTTAGAAGGTTTGTACGGAGTTCTGACATTAGGCTATTACCTTGCGCAAAAAAGAAAAGACAGTAAATAA
- a CDS encoding mechanosensitive ion channel domain-containing protein, translated as MGIAIAFAAQSLLKDFFNGFFIMLEDRYGVGDFVVINDMWGAVNSLGLRITTLQVWTGEIVITSIATSCLFT; from the coding sequence TTGGGCATTGCGATTGCCTTTGCAGCTCAAAGCTTGCTCAAGGACTTCTTTAATGGTTTTTTTATTATGTTAGAAGATCGATATGGCGTGGGTGACTTTGTCGTTATTAACGACATGTGGGGGGCGGTTAATTCATTGGGATTAAGGATTACTACTCTGCAAGTATGGACTGGCGAAATTGTAATTACTTCCATTGCAACAAGTTGTCTATTTACATGA
- a CDS encoding Mrp/NBP35 family ATP-binding protein, with amino-acid sequence MLTKEEIVQLLNPVKDPFLHRTLEETGGVKEITIKEEKKHVSVKVGIGKTNTAEQMQLQQEIVNILKKNGATTVGLRFEELPEEIIKKYQPAAEEEQEASLMGGSKGTKFIAVASGKGGVGKSTVTVNLAMSLMRLGKKVGIIDADIYGFSIPDMMGVENRPAVRGEKIIPVERFGVKVISMGFFVEDNSPIIWRGPMLGKMLSSFFKEVEWGDLDYLLLDLPPGTGDIAMDVHEMLPTCKELIVTTPHPTAAFVAARAGQMALKTDHEILGVVENMAYFESKKTGEKEHVFGQGGGQKLAEVLKTKVLGQLPLQQPYEEEDVFAPSIYQEDHPLGKEYHKIAAKIVAKVEE; translated from the coding sequence TTGTTAACAAAGGAAGAAATTGTCCAATTACTCAATCCTGTCAAGGATCCGTTTTTACATAGAACGCTGGAAGAAACCGGCGGCGTGAAGGAAATTACAATAAAGGAAGAGAAGAAGCATGTTAGCGTAAAAGTAGGCATCGGCAAAACGAATACTGCTGAGCAGATGCAATTGCAACAGGAGATTGTTAACATTCTTAAGAAAAATGGTGCTACAACAGTAGGGCTGCGATTTGAAGAATTACCAGAGGAAATAATTAAAAAATATCAACCCGCAGCAGAGGAAGAACAGGAAGCATCGCTAATGGGCGGAAGTAAAGGAACGAAATTTATCGCCGTTGCAAGTGGTAAGGGTGGAGTAGGGAAGTCTACTGTAACTGTAAACCTTGCGATGTCCTTAATGCGCCTTGGCAAGAAGGTGGGCATTATTGATGCTGATATATACGGTTTTAGCATTCCCGATATGATGGGGGTTGAAAATCGTCCTGCAGTACGAGGTGAAAAAATAATACCTGTCGAACGCTTCGGTGTAAAGGTAATCTCAATGGGCTTCTTTGTAGAGGACAACTCCCCAATCATTTGGCGTGGTCCAATGCTTGGGAAGATGCTAAGCAGCTTTTTCAAAGAGGTTGAATGGGGCGACTTAGATTATCTTTTACTTGACTTACCACCAGGTACCGGTGATATCGCAATGGATGTACACGAGATGCTGCCGACATGTAAGGAGCTAATTGTTACTACCCCACACCCAACTGCTGCATTTGTGGCTGCCCGTGCTGGACAAATGGCCTTGAAAACAGATCATGAAATTCTTGGTGTTGTTGAAAATATGGCATATTTTGAAAGCAAGAAAACCGGGGAAAAGGAACACGTATTTGGACAGGGCGGAGGTCAAAAATTGGCTGAAGTATTGAAGACTAAAGTTCTTGGTCAACTTCCTCTACAGCAACCGTATGAAGAAGAGGATGTTTTTGCACCGTCAATTTATCAGGAGGATCATCCACTTGGTAAGGAATACCATAAAATTGCAGCTAAAATAGTTGCAAAAGTAGAAGAATAA